From Vicinamibacterales bacterium, a single genomic window includes:
- the rpsM gene encoding 30S ribosomal protein S13, producing RVIEDQGGVEGDLRKEISMNIKRLMDIGCYRGLRHRRGLPVHGQRTKTNARTRKGPRRGAVARKKTV from the coding sequence CCGCGTCATCGAGGACCAGGGCGGGGTCGAAGGCGACCTGCGCAAGGAAATCTCGATGAACATCAAACGGCTGATGGACATCGGGTGCTATCGGGGACTTCGCCATCGTCGAGGCCTCCCGGTCCACGGTCAGCGGACGAAGACGAACGCGCGCACGCGGAAGGGCCCGCGGCGCGGAGCGGTAGCCAGGAAGAAGACGGTGTAG
- a CDS encoding proline dehydrogenase family protein, translating to MDIKRAIVDLAPAPIVRIFAAPYVAGKGVESGVRKADEMWHAHKLHATVDLLGEEVFEREDVEATVALYFRMIDQLNGRSYTSISLKPTQLGIHESEAYCLENIRRVVAYAASHHLQITVDMEDHDFTDVTLRLFKALRSDFDNVGTVLQSRLFRTKDDILALHTKPCKVRICIGIYKEPKAIAYTDKPAMKEKLFEYVQLLLDKGHFPEIATHDEPLIHRCLDYLDRRGCPRDTYEFQMLLGVPRAGIQAQIVNDGRVVRLYVPFAEEWKYAIAYCKRRMAANPMMGAYVMKNLFRKSMSQP from the coding sequence GTGGACATCAAGCGGGCAATCGTCGATCTGGCGCCGGCGCCAATCGTCAGGATCTTCGCGGCGCCGTACGTGGCAGGCAAGGGCGTGGAGAGCGGGGTTCGCAAGGCGGACGAGATGTGGCACGCGCACAAGCTGCATGCAACCGTCGATCTGCTCGGTGAGGAGGTCTTCGAGCGCGAGGACGTCGAAGCCACCGTGGCGCTGTACTTTCGGATGATCGATCAGCTCAACGGCCGGAGCTACACGAGCATCTCGCTCAAGCCCACGCAGTTGGGCATCCACGAGAGCGAGGCGTATTGCCTGGAGAACATCCGAAGGGTGGTGGCCTATGCGGCGTCCCACCACCTCCAGATCACGGTCGACATGGAGGACCACGACTTCACGGACGTCACCCTGCGCCTGTTCAAGGCCCTCCGCAGCGACTTCGACAACGTCGGCACCGTGCTGCAGTCACGCCTGTTCAGGACGAAGGACGACATCCTGGCGCTGCACACCAAGCCCTGCAAGGTGCGCATCTGCATCGGCATCTACAAGGAGCCGAAGGCCATCGCGTACACCGACAAGCCGGCGATGAAGGAGAAGTTGTTCGAGTACGTGCAGCTCCTGCTCGACAAGGGCCACTTCCCGGAGATCGCCACGCACGACGAACCGCTCATCCACCGCTGCCTCGATTATCTCGACAGGCGTGGATGCCCGAGAGACACGTACGAGTTCCAGATGCTGCTGGGTGTGCCGCGGGCCGGCATCCAGGCGCAGATCGTGAACGACGGTCGCGTCGTGCGCCTCTACGTCCCGTTCGCGGAAGAGTGGAAGTACGCCATTGCGTACTGCAAGCGACGGATGGCGGCCAACCCGATGATGGGGGCGTACGTGATGAAGAATCTGTTCAGGAAATCGATGTCCCAGCCGTGA
- the fusA gene encoding elongation factor G, with product MKVYDAATIRNVTLAGHSGAGKTQLAAAVLFDTGMMNRFGKVDDGTTLTDFDEEEVARKHTLAASQAYAEWNKHKINLIDTPGFGNFLSDTLAAMRVCDAALLVVDAVSGVEVQTEKVWEAAEEFELPRLVVVNRLDRERASLSRTLDSLQAAFGRTIIPVQMPIGEEKSFKGVVDLVGMKAYVYDTDGSGKFKEEAVPAALEGDAQAARDALIEMVAEADDKLMEKFFEAGTLTQEELVGGLRSAVLGRRIFPLFCTSSILNVGVQPLLDAVIAYVPAPSERAVKGTRGGEEVSVTASESGPYAAFVWKTVADPFAGRITMFRVMSGSLKADSTVHNLTKETTERLGHLVLLQGKTQADVPEIKAGDIGAVAKLKETVTNDTLADKGGVAFKPMKFPEPVLSYAVEPKSRGDEDKISGALQRLQEEDPTIRSSRDPQTKELLLSGQGQLHIEVTVAKMKRRFGVEVNLKPPKIPYRETITAATDAHGRHKKQTGGHGQFGDCSIRMEPLPRGSDFQFVDDIFGGAIPQTFRPAVEKGIQETRLRGYLAGYPVVDFKVTLVDGKYHDVDSNELSFKMAGRLAFKDAMTRCRPTILEPIMNVEVYAPSDFAGDLMGDLNGRRGRIAGMDTRGGMTVIKAQVPMSEMLTYEQQLTSATGGRGSYHMEYSHYEDVPSHIQSKIIAAYKAEKGEAAEEEE from the coding sequence ATGAAGGTCTATGACGCCGCCACCATTCGTAACGTCACACTCGCCGGCCACTCGGGCGCCGGCAAAACGCAACTCGCCGCGGCCGTCCTGTTCGACACCGGCATGATGAACCGGTTCGGCAAGGTTGACGACGGGACGACGCTGACGGACTTCGACGAAGAAGAAGTCGCGCGCAAGCACACGCTCGCCGCCAGCCAGGCCTACGCCGAATGGAACAAGCACAAGATCAACCTGATCGACACGCCTGGGTTCGGCAACTTCCTCAGCGACACGCTGGCCGCGATGCGTGTGTGCGACGCCGCGCTGCTGGTCGTCGATGCCGTGTCGGGCGTCGAGGTGCAGACCGAGAAGGTCTGGGAAGCAGCCGAGGAATTCGAACTGCCCCGTCTGGTCGTCGTCAATCGGCTCGACCGTGAGCGCGCGAGCCTGAGCCGGACGCTCGACTCGCTGCAGGCTGCATTCGGCCGCACGATCATCCCGGTGCAGATGCCGATTGGCGAGGAGAAGTCGTTCAAGGGCGTGGTCGATCTCGTCGGCATGAAGGCCTACGTCTACGACACGGACGGCAGCGGCAAGTTCAAGGAAGAAGCGGTCCCGGCGGCTCTCGAGGGTGACGCGCAGGCGGCGCGCGACGCGCTCATCGAGATGGTGGCCGAGGCTGACGACAAGCTGATGGAGAAGTTCTTCGAGGCCGGCACGCTGACGCAGGAAGAATTGGTCGGCGGCCTGCGGAGCGCAGTGCTCGGACGCCGTATCTTCCCGCTGTTCTGCACCTCCTCCATCCTGAACGTCGGCGTGCAGCCACTGCTCGACGCCGTCATCGCCTACGTGCCCGCGCCGTCCGAGCGCGCCGTGAAGGGCACGAGAGGTGGCGAGGAAGTCAGCGTCACCGCGTCCGAATCCGGCCCGTACGCCGCGTTCGTCTGGAAAACCGTCGCCGACCCGTTCGCCGGCCGGATCACGATGTTCCGGGTGATGAGCGGATCGCTCAAGGCCGACAGCACGGTCCACAACCTGACGAAGGAGACGACCGAGCGCCTCGGCCACCTCGTACTGCTGCAGGGCAAGACGCAGGCCGACGTGCCCGAGATCAAGGCGGGCGACATCGGCGCGGTCGCGAAGCTCAAGGAGACGGTGACCAACGACACGCTCGCCGACAAGGGCGGCGTCGCGTTCAAGCCGATGAAGTTCCCCGAACCGGTGTTGTCGTACGCCGTCGAGCCGAAGAGCCGCGGCGACGAGGACAAGATCAGCGGCGCGCTGCAGCGGTTGCAGGAGGAGGATCCGACGATCCGCTCGAGCCGCGATCCGCAGACGAAGGAACTGCTGCTGTCGGGCCAGGGCCAGCTCCACATCGAGGTCACGGTCGCGAAGATGAAGCGGCGGTTCGGCGTCGAAGTGAACCTCAAGCCACCGAAGATCCCGTATCGTGAGACGATCACCGCGGCGACCGACGCGCACGGCCGCCACAAGAAGCAGACGGGCGGACACGGTCAGTTCGGCGACTGCAGCATCCGAATGGAGCCGCTGCCCCGCGGCAGCGACTTCCAGTTCGTGGACGACATCTTCGGCGGCGCCATTCCGCAGACGTTCAGGCCGGCGGTCGAGAAGGGCATCCAGGAGACCCGGTTGCGCGGCTACCTGGCGGGCTACCCGGTCGTCGACTTCAAGGTCACGCTCGTGGACGGGAAGTACCACGACGTGGACTCGAACGAACTCTCGTTCAAGATGGCCGGCCGACTCGCGTTCAAGGACGCCATGACGCGCTGCCGGCCGACGATCCTCGAGCCGATCATGAACGTCGAGGTCTACGCGCCGTCCGACTTCGCCGGCGACCTGATGGGCGATCTCAACGGGCGGCGCGGTCGCATCGCAGGCATGGACACGCGCGGCGGCATGACGGTCATCAAGGCGCAGGTTCCGATGTCGGAGATGCTGACCTACGAGCAGCAACTCACGTCGGCAACCGGCGGCCGCGGCTCGTATCACATGGAGTACTCGCACTACGAGGACGTGCCGAGCCACATCCAGTCGAAGATCATCGCTGCCTACAAGGCCGAGAAGGGCGAGGCGGCGGAAGAGGAAGAATAG
- a CDS encoding DNA-directed RNA polymerase subunit alpha, which produces MLWKGFQRPKRLEFDRETLTDRFGRFHAQPFERGFGTTIGNAMRRVLLSSIEGAAVTAVRIEGVLHEFSPIPGVVEDATDIILNLKQIPLKLHTDQTKTLYIKVDKAGEVKAKDIVADGDVEILEPDGHIATVSEGGTLLMEMRLKRGRGYVAADRNFDDDLGIGWIPVDSVHSPVKKVNYLVEAARLGQTTDYEKLTLDVWTNGAITPRDAVSNAAKLVREHLNIFINVEDTADQAQDAPAEAPHSAVSNENLDKSVEELELSVRSYNCLKNANIRTIRELVQKTEAEMLKTKNFGRKSLNEIKEILQTMGLSLGMRLDQPAPQGQTE; this is translated from the coding sequence ATGCTGTGGAAAGGTTTCCAGCGCCCCAAGCGCCTGGAGTTCGATCGCGAGACGCTGACTGATCGGTTTGGCCGGTTCCACGCCCAGCCATTCGAGCGCGGGTTCGGCACCACCATCGGTAACGCGATGCGACGCGTGCTCCTGTCCTCGATCGAAGGCGCGGCGGTCACCGCCGTCCGGATCGAAGGCGTGCTGCACGAGTTCTCGCCCATTCCCGGTGTGGTCGAGGATGCGACCGACATCATCCTCAACCTCAAGCAAATCCCCCTCAAGCTGCACACGGATCAGACCAAGACCCTGTACATCAAGGTCGACAAGGCGGGCGAGGTCAAGGCGAAGGACATCGTCGCCGACGGCGACGTCGAGATCCTCGAGCCCGACGGCCACATCGCCACTGTGTCCGAGGGCGGTACGCTCCTGATGGAGATGCGGCTCAAACGCGGGCGCGGCTACGTGGCCGCGGACCGCAACTTCGACGACGACCTCGGCATCGGCTGGATTCCGGTCGACTCGGTCCACTCACCGGTGAAGAAGGTGAACTACCTCGTCGAAGCGGCCCGTCTCGGACAGACGACCGATTACGAGAAGCTGACGCTCGACGTCTGGACCAACGGGGCCATCACGCCCCGCGACGCCGTGTCGAACGCGGCGAAGCTGGTGCGCGAGCACCTGAACATCTTCATCAACGTCGAGGACACCGCCGACCAGGCGCAGGACGCACCGGCCGAGGCGCCCCACAGCGCCGTATCGAACGAGAACCTCGACAAGAGCGTCGAGGAGCTCGAACTCTCGGTGCGCTCGTACAACTGCCTCAAGAACGCGAACATCAGGACGATCCGCGAACTCGTGCAGAAGACCGAAGCCGAAATGCTCAAGACCAAGAACTTCGGCCGCAAGTCGCTCAACGAGATCAAGGAAATCCTGCAGACGATGGGTTTGAGCCTCGGCATGCGCCTCGACCAGCCGGCGCCGCAGGGGCAGACGGAATAG
- a CDS encoding acylase gives MKRLALILAVVCAALTLQAQAAPDDEVGAWERRAQNISIIRDTWGIPHIYGKTDADTVFGAVYAQAEDDFNRVETNYLNAMGRLAEAEGESAIYRDLRMKLFIDPDALKVQYQASPAWLKALMDAYADGLNYYLYTHPAVKPRAIKRFEPWMALSFTEGSIGGDIERVNVAQLEAFYGGGPKPGAATEEETEYAEPSGSNGIAIAPSNTADRHALLLINPHTSFFFRAELQMVSDEGLNAYGAVTWGQFFVYQGFNERAGWMHTTSAVDDMDEYLETVAKRGDAWYYRYGSEERPIRAQTIVVPYATANGMARKEFTVYRTHHGPIVRESGGKWVSVKLMQEPLKALMQSYRRTKARTYKAFRDTMELHTNSSNNTIYADADGTIAYFHGNFIPKRDPRFDWTHPVDGSDPATEWRGLLSIDEAPHLLNPASGWLYNTNNWPWTAAGSSSPKRADYPLYVDSGSENPRGTHAIRVLKDKTDFTLDSLIAAAYDSQLPAFQEQIPALLKAWDRLPAEHALKTKVAEPIALLRSWDLRWSADSVPTTLAVYWGEEIARRVGGEARKAGVSTEAYIVTNTTSEQLIEALSATTDRLATDFGTWKTPWGDVNRYQRLTGDIVQPFNDSAPSVAVGFTSSRWGSLAAFGARVYTGTKKMYGTSGNSFVAVVEFGERVRARAVTAGGESGDPTSPHFNDQATRYATGNLREVYFYRPQLEGHIERQYRPGR, from the coding sequence ATGAAGAGACTCGCGCTCATTCTCGCAGTCGTCTGTGCCGCACTCACGCTGCAGGCCCAGGCCGCTCCGGACGACGAGGTCGGTGCCTGGGAACGACGGGCACAGAACATCAGTATCATCCGCGACACCTGGGGCATTCCGCACATCTATGGGAAGACGGACGCCGACACGGTGTTCGGCGCCGTGTACGCGCAGGCCGAAGACGATTTCAACCGGGTCGAGACGAACTACCTCAATGCGATGGGGCGCCTGGCCGAAGCCGAAGGGGAGTCGGCTATCTACCGGGACCTTCGCATGAAACTCTTCATCGATCCCGACGCGCTCAAGGTCCAGTATCAGGCCAGCCCGGCGTGGCTGAAAGCCCTGATGGACGCGTACGCGGACGGCCTGAACTACTACCTCTACACGCACCCCGCGGTGAAGCCGCGGGCAATCAAGCGGTTCGAGCCCTGGATGGCATTGAGCTTCACCGAGGGCAGCATCGGCGGCGACATCGAGCGGGTCAATGTGGCTCAACTCGAGGCGTTCTACGGAGGCGGCCCGAAGCCCGGCGCGGCGACGGAAGAGGAGACCGAGTACGCGGAACCATCGGGGTCGAACGGCATTGCGATCGCGCCATCGAACACGGCCGACCGCCACGCGCTGCTGCTGATCAACCCGCACACATCGTTCTTCTTCCGCGCCGAACTGCAGATGGTCAGCGACGAAGGGCTGAACGCCTACGGGGCGGTCACATGGGGCCAGTTCTTCGTGTACCAGGGGTTCAACGAGCGCGCGGGCTGGATGCACACGACGAGCGCGGTTGACGACATGGACGAGTACCTCGAAACGGTGGCGAAGCGGGGCGACGCGTGGTACTACCGCTACGGATCCGAGGAGCGTCCGATCCGGGCCCAGACCATCGTCGTGCCCTACGCCACGGCCAACGGCATGGCCCGAAAAGAATTCACGGTCTATCGGACCCACCACGGTCCAATCGTCCGGGAGTCCGGCGGCAAGTGGGTGAGCGTCAAGCTGATGCAGGAGCCCCTGAAGGCCCTCATGCAGTCCTACCGCCGGACGAAGGCGAGAACCTACAAGGCGTTCCGGGACACGATGGAACTGCACACCAACTCGTCGAACAACACGATCTACGCCGACGCCGACGGAACCATCGCCTACTTCCACGGCAACTTCATCCCGAAGCGCGACCCCAGGTTCGACTGGACACACCCGGTGGACGGCAGTGACCCGGCAACCGAGTGGCGCGGGTTGCTCTCGATCGACGAGGCGCCGCACCTGCTCAACCCGGCGAGCGGCTGGCTCTACAACACCAACAACTGGCCGTGGACCGCGGCCGGTTCGAGCAGTCCGAAAAGGGCAGACTACCCCCTGTACGTGGACAGCGGCAGCGAGAACCCGCGCGGCACCCATGCGATCCGGGTCTTGAAGGACAAGACGGACTTCACGCTCGATTCGCTGATTGCGGCGGCATACGATAGCCAGCTTCCGGCGTTCCAGGAGCAGATTCCTGCGCTGCTGAAGGCCTGGGACCGCCTGCCGGCCGAACACGCATTGAAGACGAAGGTTGCGGAGCCAATCGCGCTCTTGCGATCCTGGGACCTCCGGTGGTCGGCGGACTCGGTTCCGACGACTCTGGCGGTCTATTGGGGAGAGGAGATTGCGCGTCGGGTGGGTGGCGAGGCCCGCAAGGCTGGCGTGTCGACGGAAGCCTACATCGTGACCAACACCACGTCCGAGCAGTTGATCGAGGCCCTGTCGGCGACCACCGACAGGTTGGCGACCGACTTCGGGACCTGGAAGACCCCCTGGGGTGATGTCAACCGCTACCAGCGCCTGACCGGCGACATCGTTCAGCCCTTCAACGACTCTGCACCCAGCGTCGCCGTGGGCTTCACCTCGTCGCGATGGGGCTCGCTGGCGGCGTTCGGCGCGCGGGTCTACACGGGCACGAAGAAGATGTACGGCACCTCCGGGAACAGCTTCGTGGCCGTTGTGGAATTCGGCGAACGCGTCCGGGCCAGGGCCGTGACAGCCGGGGGCGAGAGCGGTGACCCCACGTCGCCACACTTCAACGACCAGGCCACGCGGTACGCCACCGGCAACCTGAGGGAGGTCTACTTCTATCGCCCGCAGCTCGAGGGGCACATAGAGAGGCAGTACAGGCCGGGGCGGTAG
- a CDS encoding xanthine dehydrogenase family protein molybdopterin-binding subunit, protein MAHDSSNPYRDHDPQPPAPAQEQAGLPLPPWEKTRIVGTRQPRIDAYARASGSAEFTLDVSLPGMLHAAILRCPHGHAMVKSVDASAALNVRGVHAVITPDQEDAGIPWYDEADKGAQSRLLDPHCRYAGEEVAAVAAETPYQAFDALRAITVQYDVRPFVVDMDEALKPGAPLVHEGGNAVRPPSTYGRGDVAKGFAEADIVLEDTYRTSVEIHSPMETYGSVAQWEGGQLTVWDTTQSVFDVQRALAKVLHLPLNRVRVISHYMGGGFGSKLGLNKHTVLAALLARRTGRPVKVVVPREDTFTCVGNRPANTMTIKAGVTKDGTLTAIQMVNRGVVGAYASWADASFLAQSLYLCPNVKTEDLAVYVNAGQERAFRAPGFPQSAWALEQMMDALADRLVIDPVGFRLKNTATGLQPYKNVPYTSNGLSRCLSEGAQAFGWAEARKRPRPSGTLRRGVGVAACMWGYPGEPVSTAIARLSADGSLTLNFGAVDIGTGTKTVMAMVASEELGIPLERIRIEHADSGTSPYAVGSGGSQTVLVNAPAVRQAAVELRRQILQMAADQLKAPQAELSLSDGAITRSGHPETKLPLGDLKALQQQQAIVAVGTRHPHPAGKVALPFGAQFAEVEVNTRTGEVRVLRLLAAHDSGRPMNLLTYENQVFGGMTMGLGFGLTEQRVMDAQTGQVLTANLHDYKLPTAMDVPADMTCLPIDPHDTECNTVGAKGLGEPATIPTAAAIANAIFNATGVRLTDTPMNPMRMVTGGRHP, encoded by the coding sequence ATGGCTCACGACAGCTCGAACCCGTACCGCGACCACGACCCGCAGCCGCCGGCACCCGCGCAGGAGCAGGCGGGGCTTCCGCTCCCGCCCTGGGAGAAGACGAGGATCGTCGGAACCAGACAGCCGCGCATCGATGCCTACGCCCGCGCCAGCGGGTCTGCGGAATTCACGCTCGATGTCAGCCTGCCCGGCATGCTGCACGCCGCCATCCTTCGCTGCCCGCACGGGCATGCGATGGTGAAGAGCGTGGACGCTTCGGCGGCGCTGAACGTGCGCGGCGTCCACGCGGTCATCACCCCGGACCAGGAGGACGCCGGCATCCCCTGGTACGACGAGGCGGACAAGGGCGCCCAAAGCCGGCTGCTCGATCCGCACTGCCGCTATGCGGGCGAAGAGGTGGCCGCAGTGGCGGCCGAGACCCCGTACCAGGCGTTCGACGCGCTCCGCGCCATCACGGTGCAGTACGACGTCCGCCCCTTCGTCGTGGACATGGACGAGGCCCTGAAGCCTGGGGCGCCACTCGTGCACGAGGGCGGCAATGCGGTGAGGCCGCCGTCGACGTACGGGCGTGGCGACGTCGCCAAGGGGTTCGCCGAGGCGGACATCGTCCTGGAAGACACCTACCGGACGAGCGTGGAAATCCACTCTCCCATGGAGACGTACGGATCGGTGGCGCAGTGGGAGGGCGGCCAACTCACCGTGTGGGATACCACCCAGAGCGTGTTCGACGTCCAGCGCGCTCTCGCCAAGGTGCTGCACCTTCCGCTCAACCGTGTCCGCGTCATCAGCCACTACATGGGCGGGGGCTTCGGCAGCAAGCTGGGGCTGAACAAGCACACCGTGCTGGCTGCGCTGCTCGCGCGCAGGACCGGACGGCCCGTGAAGGTCGTCGTCCCGCGCGAGGACACGTTCACCTGCGTGGGCAACCGACCTGCCAACACGATGACGATCAAGGCGGGCGTGACGAAGGACGGCACGCTGACCGCGATCCAGATGGTGAACCGTGGCGTGGTCGGCGCGTACGCGAGCTGGGCCGACGCCAGCTTTCTCGCGCAGTCCCTCTATCTGTGTCCGAACGTCAAGACGGAGGACCTGGCGGTCTACGTGAATGCCGGACAGGAGCGGGCGTTCCGTGCGCCGGGTTTCCCGCAATCCGCGTGGGCGCTGGAACAGATGATGGACGCGCTTGCCGACCGCCTCGTCATCGACCCCGTCGGGTTCCGTCTGAAGAACACGGCGACCGGCCTGCAGCCATACAAGAACGTGCCGTACACGTCGAATGGCCTGTCGCGCTGCCTGTCGGAAGGCGCGCAGGCATTCGGCTGGGCGGAGGCGCGGAAGCGGCCGCGCCCGTCGGGCACGCTCCGCCGCGGGGTTGGTGTGGCCGCGTGCATGTGGGGTTATCCTGGCGAGCCGGTGTCGACCGCCATCGCACGGCTCTCCGCGGACGGCAGCTTGACGCTCAACTTCGGCGCCGTGGACATCGGCACCGGGACGAAGACGGTGATGGCGATGGTGGCGTCGGAGGAACTCGGCATTCCGCTCGAGCGAATCCGGATCGAACATGCCGACTCCGGCACCTCGCCGTACGCCGTCGGATCGGGCGGCAGCCAGACGGTTCTCGTCAACGCCCCCGCCGTTCGCCAGGCAGCTGTCGAACTCCGACGACAGATCCTGCAGATGGCCGCGGATCAGTTGAAGGCACCCCAGGCGGAGTTGTCCTTGTCGGACGGCGCGATCACGCGTTCCGGTCACCCCGAGACGAAACTCCCACTCGGCGACCTGAAGGCCCTCCAGCAGCAGCAGGCGATTGTCGCCGTTGGGACGCGCCACCCGCATCCGGCCGGAAAGGTCGCGCTTCCCTTCGGTGCGCAGTTTGCCGAGGTCGAGGTGAACACGCGAACGGGCGAAGTCCGCGTGCTTCGCCTGCTGGCCGCGCACGACAGCGGCCGCCCGATGAACCTGCTGACCTACGAGAACCAGGTCTTCGGCGGCATGACGATGGGGCTGGGGTTCGGGTTGACCGAGCAGCGGGTGATGGACGCGCAGACGGGTCAGGTGCTGACCGCGAACCTGCACGACTACAAGCTGCCAACCGCGATGGATGTGCCCGCGGACATGACGTGCCTCCCGATCGATCCGCACGACACCGAGTGCAACACGGTGGGCGCGAAGGGCCTCGGCGAGCCGGCCACGATCCCGACTGCGGCGGCCATCGCAAATGCAATCTTCAACGCCACCGGCGTGCGCCTGACCGATACGCCGATGAACCCGATGCGGATGGTGACGGGTGGGAGGCACCCGTAG
- the rpsK gene encoding 30S ribosomal protein S11 yields MAKTDPTEGAGPKPESGKKPAKKTFKKRGEKRIVHHGIAHIQASFNNTVITLTDTEGNVVSWSSAGGIGFKGSRKGTPFAATQAAINAANAAKTFGMRSVEVRVKGPGAGRESAIRALQTVGIEVKLIRDVTPIPHNGCRPPKRRRV; encoded by the coding sequence ATGGCCAAGACTGATCCGACCGAGGGTGCGGGACCAAAGCCGGAATCCGGCAAGAAGCCTGCGAAGAAGACGTTCAAGAAGCGTGGTGAGAAGCGCATCGTCCACCACGGTATCGCCCACATCCAGGCGTCGTTCAACAACACGGTGATCACCCTCACCGACACCGAGGGGAACGTCGTGTCGTGGTCGTCGGCCGGGGGCATCGGGTTCAAGGGATCGCGCAAGGGCACGCCGTTCGCGGCGACGCAGGCGGCGATCAACGCGGCCAACGCGGCCAAGACCTTCGGCATGCGCTCGGTGGAAGTGCGTGTCAAGGGACCTGGCGCCGGCCGCGAGTCGGCCATCCGCGCGCTGCAGACCGTCGGTATCGAGGTGAAGCTGATCCGCGACGTCACTCCGATTCCGCACAACGGCTGCCGTCCGCCCAAGCGGCGACGGGTCTAA
- the rpsD gene encoding 30S ribosomal protein S4 translates to MARYSGPVCRLCRREGMKLFLKGERCYTEKCAIEKRNFPPGQHGKRRAQKLAGYGLQLREKQRVKRIYGVLEDQFRLYFESAERQRGITGEVLLQLLERRLDNVVYRLGLATSRPQARELVRHGHFAVNGKKVDIPSFLVKAGDTVIVKARSQKNVGIQHAMEEVKGRGIPEWLQLAPEKFEGRIVSLPTRAQINLPIQEQLIVELYSK, encoded by the coding sequence ATGGCCAGATACAGTGGTCCGGTGTGTCGCCTGTGCCGGCGTGAAGGCATGAAGCTGTTCCTCAAGGGGGAGCGGTGCTACACGGAGAAGTGCGCCATCGAGAAGCGCAACTTCCCCCCGGGACAGCACGGCAAGCGGCGCGCGCAGAAGCTGGCCGGCTACGGCCTCCAGCTCCGCGAGAAGCAGCGCGTCAAGCGGATCTACGGCGTGCTCGAGGATCAGTTCCGCCTGTACTTCGAGTCGGCCGAGCGGCAGCGCGGGATCACCGGCGAGGTGCTCCTCCAGTTGCTGGAGCGGCGGCTCGACAACGTGGTCTACAGGCTCGGCCTGGCGACCTCGCGGCCGCAGGCGCGCGAACTGGTCCGTCACGGCCACTTCGCCGTCAACGGCAAGAAGGTCGACATCCCATCGTTCCTGGTCAAGGCCGGAGACACGGTCATCGTCAAGGCGCGCAGCCAGAAGAACGTCGGGATCCAGCACGCCATGGAAGAAGTGAAGGGCCGCGGGATCCCCGAGTGGCTGCAGCTCGCGCCCGAGAAGTTCGAGGGGCGGATCGTGTCGCTGCCCACCAGGGCCCAGATCAACCTGCCCATTCAGGAGCAGTTGATCGTCGAGCTCTACTCGAAGTAG